ttttctttctcttttcactgcccacactaatatatgtcaaGACTGTCGCCTTCACAGTCTCCGCGAACAAAATAAGACCGCACTTTCAGCGGGCGCAAGAAAGAGTTGCTCGTGCAACCGGTGCCTCGAACGTACTTCCATTGAGAGCTATGGCTCCTGCAAACAAGCAGTACACACTGGTCGGGTTCTCCCCGGAGCTTGACTGGCGGCCCCTGACCTTCCTTAAGCCTATTCCAGGCAACCGGGTGTGCAGCGCCTGCGGACTGGTGCGCAAAAGGACCGCGTAGCTGCCCTGCGCTGATGAAGTGtgccttcgctactcggaacagcagctcggacggtaggctcatcgggaaggcgtcctgctcggttatcgcattcaacttccgataatcgcagcacaggcgcagccccccatcttttttagcgacgcaaaccactgggcGAGCATGAGGgctctcaacgggatatattagtccccactccaggagctcatctgcttgcctctccacttccttccgatacgccaccgggaccttgtacgcatggccagcccgtggctgagcaccctcttttagcacgattttgtgcgctcctagcgtgcatttgccgggcctactgctgaaaacctggccattctcctcgatcagtgcctctagttctcggcgctgcgcttcgttcgaatgttcgagagcacccggcggcagcgcgtcgcctggcgctgagcgcatggggaacgtgggcacgtcgccgaactccgcgtcgccctcgaatatcacccctactacattcacccgtgcgtggtatgctctgagcttgtttgTGTGGATagtccgacatgcgccattgtcgagtttgatcagataactgtacgggcgcgtcttccgcattaccgtcacaggccccgtccacttggacatcaactttccctcgccatccctttcaagcaacaacacctgctgcccatctgtgaaatgtttatcgacagcgcgcaagttgtattgtGGAAAAATCGCTAGGCTTCATTGGCCCGCAGCAAACGGGCATCTTGCTAGTTTTGCGGCCGAAGAAAACTGTGACCGCGCGGACGCGGAACCTTGCTCATGCAACCGGTTTGGGGAGAAGTAGCTTCAAACATGTGGCCGTCTCCGCTGAGGCGACATTGTCCCTTTCAAAGAAAAGCACCCCCCTTCAAGGAGCGGCCGAAGCGGGGTCGTGTGTCTGTGTGGGAGTGGGGTTGAAGGGAGCATTGAGGCATGCTAGCTGTTTCTGCGAGGAGGATAGGGTGAGGAGAAAGCGTGCACAAACAACACCCGCACAGAGCCCCTTCGGCCAGCCAGCAAGAGAAAAGGGAGAGAGTGCAGCGCGAAGCTAAACGCCGGACCAGCGCCATCTCTGGACATTAGTGCAGCAAAATCGCGCCAAACGAGCGCATTGCACAGCGCGGGCGTTCCTGTCTGTCTTTACTCCGGGGACGTGAGTCAGCTCCTGGAGTCGCGACTGTGGCCTTGACGACCGCCGGCAGCAAGATTAGGACGCACTTTTAGGCGGTGGGAAAAGCAGTTCCACGAACGGCCGGCGCAGCGAACAAACCTACCTTGAGAGCTATGGATCCTGCAAGCCGGCAGTACACGCTGGTTGGGTTCGCCCCGGAACTTGACTGGAGGCCCCTGACCTTCCTGAAGCCTATTCCAGCCAACCGGGTGTGCAGCGCCTGCGGCCTGGTGCGCAAGAGGACCGCGTTGCTGTCCTGCATGCACGTGCTGTGCGAGTGCTGCTACGAACAGTGCGGCCAGGGCGGCTTGAACGAGTGTCCTCTGGACGGCAACCACTACGAAAAGGAGGACGTCATTCTGTTGGACTTCACTGCTGAAGATCTCCTGAGAAGAGAGGTAATTACGAGAATGGGGggcttctttttgtttgttttcgtttGCGCCTTGCGATTTGCTGCACAGTGTTTATCGCATGTCTACACATTACACATCCGTCGGAGGATAGTATAAAAATGTACTGCAAATCGAGAACCCTGTAAAATGTTCCTATTGCTGCAGCGCCCTTTTTGTCGCCGTAATGAAATTAGGCTGGATAGCAATGATATCCGTCTAATATTACAGTACTGCACCTGTAGGCTTAAGAGTGGAAATGCCCGAAAGCCTTTCTTTCCCCTGTCCTCCATTATCTTTctcgatttttcatttttttttctttatctttaaattttgttcttttcgtttctttttcttttcttgtttttgttttatatctCGTTTCCATAATTATTTTTCTGGTTTTATTCAAATAAAGCCTCCGCGGtagctcaggggttatggcgctcggatgttTACTCGAAAGACCCgtgtccgatcccggccgcggcggtcgaatttcgatagaggcgaaattctagaggcccgtgtactgtgcgatgtcagtgagtgCATGTTAGAGAACACCAAGGGATCGAAATTCCCGTAGCCCTCTGCTAATGcctccctcgtagcctgagtcggtttgggacgttaaactcccgatAGACCTCATTCGTAAAATGAAGAGGACCCCCACAGCTTAAGTATTTGAAATCCTCTCCCCGGGAAAAATATATCTGCCCCTACGCTAACTGCTGCGTCGCACAAAGCAGCTCAGAGAGAGATATAGTGAGAGGAAACCTCCTCAGCCTCCAGTGCTTTCGAGTGCTGAAAATGTTAGGCGTGGTACATTGGTGAGCTCCGAAAGGAACCAGGTGGTATCGATCTTTTCGGCGTAAACTGCGTGAATCTGGATAATCATTGAAGCATGGCATTCTGGTTTTAGCCGAGGATGTGCATCGAATGCCGATTCGATAAATGGTGCCAACATGCTTCAAAAAGGGGAGTAATTTGGGAATCAGATGTCCACTAGCTAAAGCTCGGAATAACTGCGGTGTCTCCTCGGGCAACACATACAATACCGAGCTCTCATCGAAACATCTCCTTTTTACGAATACACCTTTCCACGAAGAGAGAAAAGGAGGCGATAGATTTTGCATTACTTTCCCATGTTTCAAACTTAATAAGATAGCCGAATGTGGAGCCTTAGTTATAATCGCTCATTACCGCCTGTATTTAGCGTTTCCATGGTTAGCATGAGGTTTAAAATATTTAGCGTGCGGCGGATGTCTCCCTGTTTCTACCTTTTCCTATGGGCAAAGCAGTGTATCTCGCTTTTCTTGTACTGATCGAGCCTTTCTTAGACTAACGGTTCGCATGCCTTTCTAGTGTGGAGGCCTGAAACCGCTGCGATAAATTTCTCGTGCAGAAAGTGAAAAACTGAGTCTGCCATCTGGTAAAACCGAGTGATTTCGATGCGTCAGCATCAACCTTCGTGATGTGCTCTGGTCAGGCGAGGTTGTTGTTGATATGGATTCCTAGATACCATCTGATTCTACTTCGGTAAGCGTGGTTGAGTTCAATAATTACGCGTAGCGTAGTTGATATTTGTGCGCTTTCGTGTTACCGGCATGAATTTGCATCTGGATATGTTCAgagtagccccgccgcggtggctcagtggttagggcactcgactactgatccgaagttcccgggttcgaacctgactgcggcggctgcgtttttatggaggaaaaacgataaggcgctcgtgtgctgtgcgatgtcagtgcacgttaaagatccccaggtggccgaaattattccggagccctccactacggcacctcttctttcttctttcactccctcctttatcccttcccttacagcgcggttcaggtgtcaaacgatatatgagacagatactgcgccattaccttcccccccccccaaaaaaaccaattattattattattattattattattattattattactattaatattATATGTTGAGCGTCATTAGCCAGGTGGAACACAAGTTTTCAATTCTGTTAAGGTTACTTTGACGCAGTACCTGATCATTCTTGGTATAGTTATGTCACGGTAGAGGACGCAGTGTTCTGGGAAAAGGCTAATTCTTGGTCAACTGCCAATCCTTTGGCTTAGGTACTACCGCGAGGCGGAAGATATACGTGTCACTCTGCCAACTGCTGGGCCGTGTATAGAACCGCTTAGCTAAATATATTTCCGCTTAAAAGACCTCACATGTTGAGAGGAAATCTCGCCTCGGTTTCCAATGCTTCCGATCGCTGGAGATGCTATGTGTGGTGCATTGGTGTGCACCCAAGGAAAGCCGGTAGCTGTGAAACTTGAATCGTAAATTCCGGGCATTTTGATAATCATTGAAGGACAGCGTTATGGCTTTGGCAGACGCCGTGTGTGGAACGTTGACCTGAGACATTCTGCCAGTGTGCTTCGAAAAGGGGAATAGTTTGTGAATAAGACGTCTCTTAGCTATAACGCTGCTTACGTACTGTTTCTATTCAGTCAAGAGCTACCATAACGAAATTTCAGGCAAGCATCCCCCTTTTACCAATTTTCGTTTCCCCGAATAGAAAAACAGTTCGATAACGAAGGTTTCATTACTTTGTTATGTTTCCATTCTAATCATGTAGCCGAACTCGGCTCCTTAGTAATCTCGCATGGCTGGCTACGTTTAATGTTACCTTGGCTAAATTAAATGTAGGCCGCAGGTTTGCCTTTTTGATAAGTGCGGCCGACGTCTCGTTGCTTCTAACTTCGCCCTATGTTTTAAGCTGCGTATCTTGTTCTTGTACTGAAAATGCGCATTTTGGATTCAAAGTTCGCATGCCGTTCTACCGGGGCTGTCTGAAGCCGCCGCTAGGAAATTCTCGTGCAGCGCCCCGATGCGTCCTAGAATGCGCTGCTGGAGCGTCGCCATCGTTATCAGGGACaagtcgttgttttttttttcttgagcaaacAAAAGATTTTGACCTACCACCTGTTGCCGGGCTGCTCGGTAGGAAGTTATGCCCTTTTATCGAATATGGTGTGTCAGTTCACAGTAAGATCTCCGTCCTTTTAAAGGTGTTTGACGAATGGTTAGGCACACAATTTTATCTCCTCTTAACACTCCAACATTTTTAGTTATCATTTTGATCGAACATACTGAGTAATATGAAGCAGACATATTCACTACACATTACAAAATAGAAAAGCTTGTTTTTAAAAGTATTTTTCGCGTTTAGCGCTTTTCTCACTCCCGGAAAGGAGCAGATAATATCGAAACTCATTTTCAATTGGCTATACACAGAGGTCTTAAATAGATCCCTCGCCAGATAGTTACCTTCTGTCTCCAAGTGACTTATTTTGTATCTTTGCAGGTCAACTGCTGGAATGAAGGCAGGGGCTGCAATTATATGACGGCTGCTTCGGGGATCTCGCAGCATTTCCTGCTGGAATGTGAACACCACTCCGTCCGTTGTACCAGGTGCTCGGCCACCGTTCTTTGCAGAGATGTGTGCACGCATCTCCGGTCGGCCTCTTGCAACACTTCGACGCCTGTCACATCCGAAAGCCAAGTTCCAGCGGGTCAAGTGGATGAGGCAGCATCGTCGGGTCAAATCACAGCATATAAGAAGCCAATGGATGCTGATATGAGCACGCATGGGGACCGATTAATCGAAATCTCTCATGGCATAAACACACTTAAGGAGACCCTACGTCAAGAACTAAAGTCTTTGAAAGGACAGAGCCAGGAGGAAATAAGGTCGTCCAACTCTGAACTCGAACAATGTTTGGCGTCATGCAGCGATACAGTTAACACTTGTTTGAGAGGTATAAAAAGCGCAGAACAAAAACTGGACGATAAATTGAGCGTAACTCGGGCCGACTTGTCGCACATTGCAGCTAGCATGGAACAAGTCAAGACTGAATTGAAGGAATGCGTCCAAAAATCATGCCAACAAGtgacgcactgcgagttttttgtAAAAGGAGTGAAATCGCTTCAACAAAAGGAGCTGAAGTACGGCAGGGCTTATTATGACAGCGAGGAGGTGTACCTGTGCGGCTACTGCATGTCTCCTGGAGTGGTATTCCAGAGATGCTGGACACCTGTAATGCTGTACGTGAAGTACATTCTGCACAAGGGCGACATGGACGACTATGTCCAGTGGCCATTCAAGCACAATGTCAGGATGAGCGTACTTCATCCAAGAGGAAGGGAAGAGCGTGTGCTGACATATGCAGACGTATTTAGTAAAAAGCCAACAACTTCAAATTCTcagattttttattttaataattATTTAAACCTCGATCTTCTTATCCGTGACGGGTACGTTGATAATGACCAGCTTCGGATTAAGTTTGCACTGCTACCTTGAATCAGATATCAGCGCGGATACGGGCCAACGGTTCGAATTTCCTGCCTGTGGACACCTTTGTACGCTTCACTGTTTTCTTCAATTTCTTATGTATTAACTAGCGCATCGAAAGACACTtgcatgattgttttttttttcgccagcttTGATTAGCTCCGGAGCACGAACATAGGTTCAAACTCATTCATTGGTGACCATCAGATTACTCCTATTGTAATATGTGAAATAAAAGTTACTAAATAAACAAAAGTTAATTTCGCTCTCGCAGAGAATGCGTTTTTCTTAAACTGCTTGGTAAAACGTTAGCACCCGCCTGTCGCATCTATTACTGATTATTTAATTCTTTGTTGGAAAAAGAACGGCAACCTTAATTTGTGATGTAAGGCTCAGATTCAATATTCATTTCGTTTTCATCAGAACATCACGATCGCGATTTTATCATAATCTTATTATCATGTAGTTGAACATTAGAGAATCGCGGATTTCTTACACCTTGAAAAGAAAGGCATCAGAGTTACGTAATAGCACAAATAAAAGCAAAGAACGCGTTTTAACGCAAGAACATTTAGTGTTTGATGTGGGAACAAATTGTCCAGCTTCGGCATCAGAGACCGTGGCAGGATTCAgctaaattaacgattggtcgcgagaggttgaaCCCCGACTGGTAGCAGCACCTGTCAATcggagggaagtggcgcatcgcgtaACCACTTCGCCAGGAGTGGAATGACGGGTCCCACAGGTCTCTGAACAGACTAAAGAATGATCATTTCCGGAGATGGGGGCATTAACCCTGCCGTGTCATACGCTTTAGCGGGGCTTAACTGTGTCCTCTACGTTgttgttttatatatatatatatatatatatatatatatatatatatatatatatatatatatatatatatatatatatatatatatatatatatatatatatatagtaagatTTTTTAAATATCGAAATCAGCGCAGCTCTGGCAAGGATGTACTGGACTCTGTCGGTGTGCAGAGACATGTAAGATAGTGGAGCAATGCCTGAAAAACGCACTACACCGCTGCCTAATCAAAAGGTACCACGATCTCACTACGCCCCTGCCTCGCGTTCGTAATAATTTATTCTCTTGAACAGGTAATTCAAGCTAACTGTGGCATTTATGTCATGGGTACTGCCACTCTTCTATTAAAACTGAATTTCGAAAAATTGAATTTGGCGTACCTTTTCCGGTTTAAAGCGAAAAGTCCGAACCTTAATTATTGCGCTGCCAAGCACGTTCTGAATGAAAGAGGCGTGCGCGTTGACCATCTCTAAACCCCTGTTTGCATGAACCCGATAGGTTCGAGTCGTGGTCGGATTGATCAAGGTCACCCCGCCCCATATGACTGCTTGTTTACTTGAACTCCAGTTTAGCGAGTCGTGACAGGTTCGACTGAAGCCCATGAAGGAATTgcccgtattttttttctttccgctatATACATGGTGGGGTGAAAAGCAGTGTTGTAGGGGTTACCGAAAGAAAGTAATTAAATACGTtgctcgttacgctaaaaaaaggaacgcgttaccgccctacgttacctacaaaaaaaggtaacgcggTATAGATACCGCTACtgaaaaaaaagtaccgcacattactttgccgttacttcttGGCCATTAATTTTAATTAACCTTCGCCTTAAGAACTTATGATAAatattttataaagctcacatttcacatcaAAATGATAGCCCAAAAAAGATTTTACACGAATTCCTGATTTAATGAGAATACGTTGCGCAAATGTGCAGGAGTTTAGCAACGTtgtagtggcctaaagttgcctgtagagttacatgttatggcttctaactctgtggcacatggtgaagccattttctgaatgcgacattaaacacaaaatgacatttcatcatcaattctaacttgaCAAACAAAACATGACTGAACTATCGACAAATATAAAGTAATTCtgaaaaaatgtgatgttccaaaatgctccgcatgcttccactctttacagagttgtgtgtgtgagtggtttcgGAAAGGGacgtaggtgaaggcaagtgtgtgaatgtgtgttcgtgcacgtgtttcgtgctttagggatattctcttttttttttagttgggtgcgttgtcaagagcagctgttttctggcgtGCATGCGAGCCCCAACAAGGGTTGTCGGGAGCACGTGTACATCTTGTTTATTCAGGACATCACTGTAGGGGCTCTGCGCTTTcttaactagtaacgtgacacctcacgttaccaataaatgttaacgtaagtacgtcaCCCGTTAGAGTTCCGAAATGGTAatgagtacgttactaagttaccgaaaaaagtaacgcgttaccggcaaCACTGGTAAAAAATCACGTGTAGCTTATCTTGTTTTGTATGCTAGCTATATGTTCTGCTTCCTAGGCCAATTTGGATGCATTATGTGCCGCCGCATGCAGGCGCTTCCTTTTTAATGTGCTAGGCAGCACGCATTGCGTCTCTCGCTTGGTTTCGCTATTTGACGTGAAGAGGTGCGACCGTTTCGTTGCCTGCGGCTATGCTGGCGCAGTTCGCGGCACTCCTGCTCTTTTCCGACAGTGGCAAGTTGAGAACCGTTCGATTTTTTACCAAATTACGCTGCCTTTCGAGCAGTTTCGCGAGGCACG
The genomic region above belongs to Amblyomma americanum isolate KBUSLIRL-KWMA chromosome 9, ASM5285725v1, whole genome shotgun sequence and contains:
- the LOC144104388 gene encoding uncharacterized protein LOC144104388 isoform X2, which translates into the protein MDPASRQYTLVGFAPELDWRPLTFLKPIPANRVCSACGLVRKRTALLSCMHVLCECCYEQCGQGGLNECPLDGNHYEKEDVILLDFTAEDLLRREVNCWNEGRGCNYMTAASGISQHFLLECEHHSVRCTRCSATVLCRDVCTHLRSASCNTSTPVTSESQVPAGQVDEAASSGQITAYKKPMDADMSTHGDRLIEISHGINTLKETLRQELKSLKGQSQEEIRSSNSELEQCLASCSDTVNTCLRGIKSAEQKLDDKLSVTRADLSHIAASMEQVKTELKECVQKSCQQVTHCEFFVKGVKSLQQKELKYGRAYYDSEEVYLCGYCMSPGVVFQRCWTPVMLYVKYILHKGDMDDYVQWPFKHNVRMSVLHPRGREERVLTYADVFSKKPTTSNSQIFYFNNYLNLDLLIRDGYVDNDQLRIKFALLP